In Zalophus californianus isolate mZalCal1 chromosome 17, mZalCal1.pri.v2, whole genome shotgun sequence, one DNA window encodes the following:
- the IRF2BP1 gene encoding interferon regulatory factor 2-binding protein 1 has product MASVQASRRQWCYLCDLPKMPWAMVWDFSEAVCRGCVNFEGADRIELLIDAARQLKRSHVLPEGRSPGPPALKHPTTKDLAAAAAQGPQLPPPQAQPQPSGTGGGISGQDRYDRATSSGRLPLPSPALEYTLGSRLANGLGREEAVAEGARRALLGSMPSLVPPGLLAAAVSGLGSRGLTLAPGLSPARPAFGSDFEKEKQQRNADCLAELNEAMRGRAEEWHGRPKAVREQLLALSACAPFNVRFKKDHGLVGRVFAFDATARPPGYEFELKLFTEYPCGSGNVYAGVLAVARQMFHDALREPGKALASSGFKYLEYERRHGSGEWRQLGELLTDGVRSFREPAPAEALPQQYPEPAPAALCGPPPRAPSRNLAPTPRRRKASPEPEGEAAGKMTTEEQQQRHWVAPGGPYSADTPGVPSPIAALKNVAEALGHSPKDPGGGGGPVRAGGASPAASSVAQPPAQHRLVARNGEAEVSPTAGAEAVSGGGSGTGATPGAPLCCTLCRERLEDTHFVQCPSVPGHKFCFPCSREFIKAQGPAGEVYCPSGDKCPLVGSSVPWAFMQGEIATILAGDIKVKKERDP; this is encoded by the coding sequence ATGGCGTCGGTGCAGGCGTCCCGCCGCCAGTGGTGTTACCTCTGCGACCTGCCCAAGATGCCGTGGGCCATGGTGTGGGACTTCAGCGAGGCGGTGTGCCGCGGTTGCGTGAACTTCGAGGGTGCGGATCGCATCGAGCTGCTCATCGACGCGGCCCGCCAACTCAAGCGCAGCCACGTGCTCCCCGAGGGCCGCTCTCCTGGGCCCCCCGCCCTCAAGCACCCGACCACTAAGGACCTGGCTGCGGCCGCTGCACAGGGGCCTCAGTTACCGCCTCcgcaggcccagccccagccgtCAGGAACGGGCGGTGGCATCTCTGGCCAGGACCGCTATGACAGGGCCACATCGTCTGgccgcctccccctgccctcGCCCGCCCTGGAGTACACCCTGGGGTCCCGCCTGGCTAATGGGCTGGGCCGCGAGGAGGCCGTGGCGGAGGGGGCGCGGAGGGCCCTGcttggctccatgcccagcttggtgCCCCCCGGGCTGCTGGCAGCTGCTGTGTCTGGCCTGGGAAGCCGAGGCCTGACGCTGGCACCCGGCTTGAGTCCTGCCCGTCCGGCGTTTGGCTCCGATTTCgagaaagagaagcagcagaggaatGCGGACTGTCTGGCAGAACTGAACGAGGCCATGCGTGGCCGGGCGGAGGAGTGGCACGGGCGCCCCAAAGCTGTGCGGGAGCAGCTCCTGGCGCTGTCTGCCTGCGCCCCCTTCAATGTCCGCTTCAAGAAGGATCACGGGCTGGTGGGGCGGGTGTTCGCTTTTGATGCTACTGCCCGCCCGCCGGGCTACGAGTTCGAGCTGAAGCTTTTTACCGAATACCCCTGTGGTTCTGGCAACGTGTACGCAGGAGTCCTGGCCGTGGCTCGCCAGATGTTTCATGATGCTCTGCGGGAGCCGGGCAAGGCTCTGGCCTCCTCAGGCTTCAAGTACCTCGAGTATGAACGGAGGCACGGCTCCGGGGAATGGCGCCAGCTAGGGGAGCTGCTAACCGACGGTGTCCGCAGCTTCCGAGAGCCAGCCCCGGCTGAGGCCCTGCCCCAGCAGTACCCAGAGCCAGCCCCTGCAGCTCTCTGTGGCCCACCCCCGCGAGCCCCATCCCGGAACCTGGCGCCCACGCCACGCCGTCGCAAGGCGTCCCCTGAGCCCGAGGGTGAGGCGGCTGGGAAGATGACCACCGAGGAACAGCAGCAGCGGCACTGGGTAGCACCCGGTGGCCCGTACTCCGCGGACACCCCTGGTGTGCCCTCACCCATCGCCGCCCTGAAGAATGTGGCCGAGGCCCTGGGCCATTCCCCCAAGGAccctggcgggggtgggggccccGTGCGCGCTGGGGGTGCCAGCCCCGCAGCCTCCTCCGtggcccagcctcctgcccagcaTCGTCTAGTGGCCCGCAACGGTGAGGCAGAAGTCAGCCCCACAGCAGGGGCAGAAGCTGTTAGCGGGGGTGGTAGCGGCACCGGGGCGACACCTGGGGCACCCCTGTGCTGTACCCTGTGCCGGGAGCGGCTGGAAGACACCCACTTCGTCCAGTGCCCCTCAGTGCCCGGACACAAGTTCTGCTTTCCCTGCTCACGGGAATTCATCAAGGCACAGGGCCCTGCTGGGGAGGTGTACTGCCCCAGTGGAGACAAGTGCCCCCTGGTGGGCTCCTCTGTCCCCTGGGCCTTCATGCAGGGCGAGATCGCCACTATCCTTGCTGGAGACATCAAGGTTAAGAAAGAACGGGACCCCTAG
- the LOC113936416 gene encoding myb-related transcription factor, partner of profilin has protein sequence MASAAAGEAEETTRLRKPRFSFEENQILIREVRAHYPQLYGAQSRRVSVAERRRVWDGIAAKINGITSWKRTGQEVQKRWNDFKRRTKEKLARVPHSTQGAGPAAEDAFTAEEETIFAILGPGVAGPGAGAGAEPPSAAASSQPPAASAGTQRYVLSEDRREDRREDRRADTPAHSKGGSSSPEQWARPSCSPQEGGCPPPKERESPPPPALQTVQLPRLALSPPPPAPPLQPPPQPPQQVHVAPSSPSPPPPPLPPPTPLASDPSLDFLRAQQETANAIRELAGTLQQGLAKLSEALSALLPLLPGTAVDRLPPPLPPPPPPPPRPLLSPPTPKAEITPEPVSVVAAVVDRAVVAARGVIIAPRSEEGTPRPPPAPLPPHDSPPHKRRKGFPTRKRRGRWKSP, from the exons ATGGCTTCGGCGGCGGCGGGCGAAGCGGAAGAGACCACCCGGCTGCGCAAGCCGCGCTTCTCGTTCGAGGAGAACCAGATCTTGATCCGTGAGGTGCGCGCCCACTACCCGCAGCTCTACGGCGCGCAGAGCCGTCGGGTGAGCGTGGCAGAGCGGCGGCGTGTGTGGGACGGCATCGCCGCCAAGATCAACGGCATCACCAGCTGGAAGCGCACAGGCCAAGAGGTGCAGAAGCGCTGGAATGACTTCAAGCGCCGCACCAAGGAGAAGCTGGCCCGCGTGCCGCACTCCACCCAGGGCGCCGGGCCTGCCGCTGAGGACGCCTTCACCGCGGAGGAGGAGACCATTTTTGCCATCCTGGGGCCGGGAGTGGCGGGGCCAGGAGCTGGTGCAGGGGCCGAGCCTCCCTCCGCGGCGGCTTCCTCACAGCCGCCGGCCGCGAGTGCCGGCACCCAACGCTACGTGTTGTCCGAGGACCGCAGGGAGGACCGCAGGGAGGACCGACGGGCAG ATACACCAGCCCACAGCAAGGGGGGCTCCAGCAGCCCCGAGCAGTGGGCCCGGCCCTCCTGCAGTCCCCAGGAAGGGGGCTGCCCGCCACCCAAGGAGCGTGAGTCCccgccccctccagccctgcagaCTGTCCAGCTGCCCCGCCTGGCCTTGTCTCcgccgcccccagcccctccgcTGCAGCCACCACCCCAGCCACCTCAGCAGGTGCATGTGGCACCCTCGTCCCCCAGCCCACCACCTCCTCCGCTGCCACCACCCACGCCCTTGGCCTCAGACCCCTCCCTGGACTTCCTGCGGGCTCAGCAGGAGACTGCCAATGCCATCCGGGAGCTGGCTGGCACCCTGCAGCAGGGACTGGCCAAACTGAGTGAGGCCCTCAGCGCCCTACTGCCCCTTCTGCCCGGAACGGCCGTCGACAGGCTGCCCCcgcctctgcccccgcccccaccaccaccccccaggcccctcctgtcCCCACCTACCCCCAAAGCCGAGATCACCCCAGAACCCGTGTCCGTGGTAGCTGCTGTGGTGGACAGAGCGGTGGTCGCAGCCAGGGGAGTGATCATCGCCCCTAGGAGCGAGGAGGGGACCCCCcggccacccccagccccgcttCCTCCCCACGACTCACCCCCACACAAGAGGAGGAAAGGCTTCCCTACGCGGAAGAGGCGGGGGCGATGGAAATCTCCGTGA
- the NANOS2 gene encoding nanos homolog 2 translates to MQLPPFDMWKDYFNLSQVVLALIQSGGQSPEAQGNGEARPGPQLGQEQGLGGPGASRGLATLCNFCKHNGESRHVYSSHQLKTPEGVVVCPILRHYVCPLCGATGGQAHTLKYCPLNGGQQSLYRRSGRNSAGRKVKR, encoded by the coding sequence ATGCAGCTGCCGCCCTTTGACATGTGGAAGGACTACTTCAACCTGAGCCAGGTGGTGTTGGCCCTGATCCAGAGTGGGGGGCAAAGCCCAGAGGCCCAGGGGAATGGGGAGGCGAGGCCTGGGCCCcagctggggcaggagcagggtcTGGGAGGGCCGGGGGCTAGCAGAGGCCTGGCCACCCTGTGCAATTTCTGCAAGCACAACGGGGAATCGCGCCACGTCTACTCCTCACACCAGCTGAAGACCCCTGAGGGCGTGGTGGTGTGCCCCATCCTGCGGCATTATGTGTGTCCCCTGTGCGGGGCCACCGGGGGCCAAGCCCACACGCTCAAGTACTGCCCACTCAACGGCGGCCAGCAGTCTCTCTACCGGCGCAGCGGGCGCAATTCGGCTGGCCGCAAGGTCAAGCGCTGA